DNA from Bradyrhizobium japonicum USDA 6:
CGACGGGCCGATGGCGCTTGCCGATTTCGACAAGGTGATCAGGGTCAACCTCATCGGTACCTTCAACATGTTGCGCCTCGCCGCAACCGAGATGTCCAAGCTCGAGCCGCAGGCGACCGGCGAGCGCGGCGTCATCATCAACACGGCGTCCGTTGCCGCCTATGACGGCCAGATCGGCCAGTCGGCCTATTCGGCCTCGAAGGGCGGCATCGTCGGCATGACGCTGCCGATCGCGCGCGAGCTCGCGCAGTTCGGCGTCCGCGTGCTGACGATCGCGCCGGGCCTGTTCCTGACGCCGCTGCTCGCCAACCTGCCGCAGGAAGCGCAGGACTCGCTCGCGGCTGCGATCCCGTTCCCGCGCCGGCTCGGCCATGCCGACGAGTTCGCCGCGCTCGCGCTGCACATGGTCGAGAATTCGTACCTGAACGGCGAAGTGGTGCGCCTCGACGGCTCGCTGCGCATGGCGCCGAAGTAAGGCGCAACGAAAGCAGGGCCATCGCATGTTCGTGAACCGGCGCGACGTCCAGATCCAGTGGGGCGATTGCGACCCCGCCAACATCGTCTATTACCCGCGCTATTTCGCGATGTTCGACGATTCGACGTCGACCCTGTTCGAGGTCGCCGGATTCTCCAAGCAGGACTTGGTCCGCAAATACGGCCTGGTGGGCATCCCCATGGTCGACACGCGGTCCAAGTTCTACATCCCTTCGACCTATGGCGACTGGATCACCATCGAGACGAAGATCGAGAGCATCAAGCGCTCGAGCTTCGAGGTGAAGCACAACGTCTACAAGGGCGAGGCGCTGGCGATCGAGGGTTTTGAGACCCGCGTCCTGGTCGGCCGCGATCCCGTTAACCCCGACAAGCTGAAATCGGCACCGTTTCCGGCGGA
Protein-coding regions in this window:
- a CDS encoding 3-hydroxyacyl-CoA dehydrogenase, with translation MLLKDQAVIVTGGASGLGAATARKLAAQGAKVAVFDLNAKLAETVAAELKGVAVTCDVSDAASAEAAITQATKAHGPARVLVNCAGIGVAKRVVGRDGPMALADFDKVIRVNLIGTFNMLRLAATEMSKLEPQATGERGVIINTASVAAYDGQIGQSAYSASKGGIVGMTLPIARELAQFGVRVLTIAPGLFLTPLLANLPQEAQDSLAAAIPFPRRLGHADEFAALALHMVENSYLNGEVVRLDGSLRMAPK
- a CDS encoding acyl-CoA thioesterase; protein product: MFVNRRDVQIQWGDCDPANIVYYPRYFAMFDDSTSTLFEVAGFSKQDLVRKYGLVGIPMVDTRSKFYIPSTYGDWITIETKIESIKRSSFEVKHNVYKGEALAIEGFETRVLVGRDPVNPDKLKSAPFPAEMVAKFTGN